CGGGAATACCTGGTGTACTCATTTTCTATTGCATCTGTTTGCCTTATTATTCCAATGTGCTTTGGTATTAATAGTTTAAGTCCTGCGATGTCTAGTAATTTTTCAAGATTTAAAAATCAATGTTTTGAAAATGTGTTTGCTCCAGTGTATCCCTTAAGATATCATACTTTAAGCGAGTAAGCAGAGTGAATGGGTTTAGGATGAAGGTACAGATAGAGCATGTTTCACTTGGATTTATAAAGgaaataaataataatgtTTGTTCGCTGGCAGTTCAAAAGAACATTATGTGTTTCACCCTAAGGAGTGGACAAATGTTCTCTATTAATTTGGAAGACCCTTCAAAAGTTTTTAGATTAGATCTTCCAATTCTAGTAGCTAATCAGGAGAAGATTTTAGAGATATGGATGAATGTGCAGGGCACCAGGGCGTTAATTAAGACGAATTTTGCAAAATACTATGCATGCAACTTACAAATAATCATGAATGCTGAAAATAATATTTCAAAGAATGGAAAAGATAACCAGTATGTGTTATTGAAGAAATTTAATAGAAAGGAGTATGACGTTATTAGTGTAGACTGGTCGTTCAGCGAGTATGAACTATTATTAGGGACAAGACAAGGTAAGATATATTACATGGACCTTTCACAAGCAGACCCGACTGCAGTAAAGGTTTTCAACTGTGACTCACCAATTGACGGCCTCAAATGGTACAGCGACGGAGAAGCAGTTATTGTTGCTGGCAATAGTTATAGGTACTGGGAGCCTACCGAAAACAGCACCCCCCTAACGTTCTGCAAACACCATCCCAATAAGGTGGATGAATTTGGAGCTACGAAAAAGGATCAAGTTTGCAAATTTGCAGTTTATAACCAAGATTTTGCTTGGATTACGCAGGCTGGGATTTTGTTGGGTAATATCGGTGATGGGTACGCTGCTTCGTTATCTAAATCTTTACTGCTATTGAATGAACTGCCTCCGTCAAAAAACAAAATACGTGATCTATTACTGACTGAATACCATCTTATTTTGCTCAGAGGCTCTGAGATATTgattattaataaaataaacaatAAAGTTGTATTCCAGGATATAATCTTTAGTAAAGAAGACGAAAGAATGCTATCTTTGTGCGCTGACTATTCGCAAACACCCCCAACCTTCTGGTGTCACTCAACAGAGAACATATATGAGATAGTGATAGAGAACGAACTTGACGGAATATGGCAATTACTGTGTGCAAATGGAAAGTTTGATGCAGCACTGAATCTAGCAGGCCTGTCATCTTCGCAGCTTGATTATGTGAGAGAGAAACACGCGGATGCATTATATGCTGACGAAAAATGGTTAGATTCTGCCCGGGAATACGGTTTAATAAAACAGGGAGCTGCAGTTGGTTCAATTGCATTGAAGTTTATGAATTTTCCCGATCTAATATATTTACAGACATTTTTGATAACGAAGTTGGAAACATTAAAAAAGGCGTCGACCGAGATCCAGAAGTTTATTATATCCTCGTGGATAATATGGAATTTTATGAACCAATTAAACCAAGCAGAAGAAGCTCTGAACGAAGAGAATAATGATGTGAAGTTGGATGATTTAAAGACCTCGAAGAGTAATTTAGAGAAGGAGTTTAGACAATTCGTGAAGGAGAATCTACAGTTCTTGGACAAAGAAACTGTATATCAAATAATTTCTCAACAAAACCGTAAAAGTGAGCTACTATACTTTGCTAACTTGATGGAGGACTATGAGTATGTGTTAAGTTATTGGATAAGATCCGATAACTGGTACGAGTCATTGAAGGTACTTGTCACATTACAAGACGCTGAGTCCATTTACAAATACGCATCAGTTTTACTGATTAATTCACCAGCCGCAACTATAAATGCATGGATGCAGGTCCCAGACGTTGATCCTGTTGAATTAATTCCCTCAATGTTAACGTATTTTAGTCATTTCCAAGAGCAACAGAAACTCTCTTTAAGACCGTTACAAAATTATGCTCTTACTTACCTGAAAAGGTATATAAAAGAACGCAAACCGGAGGATAGTCTTATTCATAATACGGTCATATTCATGTTGTTGGCGCCAAAAGTGGATTCCGAAACAGATGGAGAGCAAGAGGCTATCAAGTTTATAAATGAACACCCTACTCGTTTTGATCCCAATTTTGTATTGCGACTAAGTTTAAAATTAGA
The Eremothecium sinecaudum strain ATCC 58844 chromosome II, complete sequence DNA segment above includes these coding regions:
- the PEP3 gene encoding tethering complex subunit PEP3 (Syntenic homolog of Ashbya gossypii AGL156W; Syntenic homolog of Saccharomyces cerevisiae YLR148W (PEP3)) produces the protein MKVQIEHVSLGFIKEINNNVCSLAVQKNIMCFTLRSGQMFSINLEDPSKVFRLDLPILVANQEKILEIWMNVQGTRALIKTNFAKYYACNLQIIMNAENNISKNGKDNQYVLLKKFNRKEYDVISVDWSFSEYELLLGTRQGKIYYMDLSQADPTAVKVFNCDSPIDGLKWYSDGEAVIVAGNSYRYWEPTENSTPLTFCKHHPNKVDEFGATKKDQVCKFAVYNQDFAWITQAGILLGNIGDGYAASLSKSLLLLNELPPSKNKIRDLLLTEYHLILLRGSEILIINKINNKVVFQDIIFSKEDERMLSLCADYSQTPPTFWCHSTENIYEIVIENELDGIWQLLCANGKFDAALNLAGLSSSQLDYVREKHADALYADEKWLDSAREYGLIKQGAAVGSIALKFMNFPDLIYLQTFLITKLETLKKASTEIQKFIISSWIIWNFMNQLNQAEEALNEENNDVKLDDLKTSKSNLEKEFRQFVKENLQFLDKETVYQIISQQNRKSELLYFANLMEDYEYVLSYWIRSDNWYESLKVLVTLQDAESIYKYASVLLINSPAATINAWMQVPDVDPVELIPSMLTYFSHFQEQQKLSLRPLQNYALTYLKRYIKERKPEDSLIHNTVIFMLLAPKVDSETDGEQEAIKFINEHPTRFDPNFVLRLSLKLERYSVAIRLYSQLKLYDDAVDLALSKGMVSSAKMIVTTLETENTQILKKLWLKIARVTIHSNEDVHRSIRSIIQESNEVLTIKDLLPLFNELTTIADLKDELVRSLEGHRVSMTHIYQEINNCIKIKKEIRQDIDLFSKRHKLLKPGVSCDICRHILTTRKFFVFPCGHNFHTDCIIKEIIKSNNFNMRSKIESFQKTLLRTGKHSMNVAELDKLLSAKCCLCSDIKINTIDEPLQDENEEEEAAAWEV